GGAGAGGGGTATTATTGGTGATGGATTGCTCTCTAGACGGTCGTGGAGAGGTGGGCGGCAGCGTCCCGCAGCGTCACCACGTCGTAGTCGGACTTCAGCCAGTCGAAGAGCGTCTTCAGTCTCTTCAGTTTGTGCCTGGCGGGCACCCGCAGGTCCCTCTGCTGGCGCACCAGCTCGGGCGGGATGCCGTCCTCCGCGTCCAGCACGTCCACCGCGTGCAGCTCGAAGTTGAAGAACGTGTCTCCCCCGAGCGCGCGGTACGCGGCTCGAATGGCCGGCAGCGGCAAGGTGATGGCGAAGGTGCCGATGAAGGGGAAGCGCACCCCGGGCGTCACCGCCATGGGCAACTCCAGCACGGCCCCCGAGCCCCGCGAATAGGGCTGTGTCGGGTCCGGTCGATACGGCGTGCGTGGCGCGAGCAGCACGCGCGGTGAGTCCAGCACCGCCCGCGAGGGCCGCCCCAGCAGCGCCAGCGCCCCCATCACCGCCGCCTTCGCCGTGTAGTACGGGGCCGCGGGAAACGCCGACGAGCCGTAGCGATAGCCCCGCTCCACCGTGGCCGCGTACAGGGCCGCGTTGAGCGTGTAGCCCGGCGCACGGAAGCCCACCGGCCTCGCGCCCGTGGCCGCCTCGAGCACCTCGTCCGCGCGCCGCAGGTCCTCGCGGATGCTCTCGGGTGCGCGCCGCGTCAGCGCGTAGTCGTGCGAGAAGCTGTGACTCGCCACCTCCACGCCCGCCTCATGTGCCGAGCGCAGTGCCGCCGCGGCCCCCGTGTCCGCCTCCACGTCCTCGCCAATGGCGAAGAACGTCCCAGGGACGCCCACCGACTCCAGCAGCTCCCTCAACCGGGGCACCGCCTTCGTGTAGACGAGCCCCCGCGCCCGCGCGTCCAACAGCGACTCGGGCAGTCCGTGGATGCGGCAGTAGTGCGGCAGCGAGTCCAGGTCGACGGAGATGGATGCCAGCCGCCGTGCCACCCTCGCCTCCTCAGGTGCCGCGAATGCGGATGACGTAGAACAGCTTGCCCACGTTCTTCAGCACGTTGGGCACGCGCTTGAAGAGGTGGATGGAGGGCTGGCGCTTCTCGTGGAGTTGGATGGGGATCTCCACCACCCGCAGCCCCTCGCGCCAGGCACGGATGACGAACTCGCTGGCGAACACGTCCATGTCCACCAGGCACTTGGCCACCACCGGTAGCAGCGCCTCGCGCCGGAAGGCCTTCAGCCCGTGCGTGTCCGTGCCCTGGAAACCCAGCGCCACCCGCAGCAATCCGTTGTGCACCCGCGTGGCCACGCGCCGCACCAGGGGCCTCTGGTCACTCGCGCCCTTGGCGGCCTTCGAGCCCACCACCATGTCCACCCCGCCCTTCTCCAGCAGCGGCAGCGCGGAGTCGTAGAAGCTCAGGTCGCACAGGTCGATCTCATCGCAGAAGACGAACGCGCCCCGCGCCTTCTCGATGCCGGCCTTCAACGCCGTGCCGTAGTTGGGCCGCTCCGAGTGGAACCAGCGCAGGCGCGGGCTCTTCGCGCACATCTCCTCGAGAATCCGGGGCGTGGCGTCACGTGAGCCGTTCTCCGCGAAGATGACCTCGTAGTCCCACCCCCGCGCGTCGAGCCCCTGGGTGAGCTCCGCCGCGGCGGACGCGATGATGGAGGCCTCGTTGTAGACGGGGATGACGATGGACAGGTACGGGGACGCGGCCATGGGCAACTGCGTCGCGTAGCACGCCCCCGGGGTCCCGTCGACGATCAAACACCCGCTCCACCCCCCTCCGTCAGCCGTTCAACCGGCGCGCGCAGGCCCTCCCGGCGAGGATGGCGTCCTCCATGGACGAGTACTCCCACTGTCCGTAGCGCCCCGCGGGGAGGATGCCCGCGTGCTCCAGGAACTCGAGGATCCGCGTCTTCGCCGGCCCGTACGCGTCATCATAGAGGACGTACGCGTGGGGAATCTCCCGCGCCCGGGTGAAGAGGATGTCCTCCGCCGAGTGCACCATCTGCGAGCCCACCAGGTCCTCCACCGCGTACCGCTCCGCCTGGGCCATGGAGAGCTCGCCGTGGTGGCTGTACTCCACGGAGAAGGTGGCGGTGTCCGGAGGCGCCAGCGGCGCGTACACCGCGGACGGCGCGCCGATGCGGTACGACTTGAACTCGGGCTCGGGCAGGTAGATCCAATGCCACGGCTGGCGGTTCTTGCCCCGGGCGGCCACGCACACGTACGTCACCGTGGTGGCGCGCAGGCGGCCGGCGGCGGCCAGCACCTCGTCGGGCACGCCCGAGCCTCCCTTCGCCACCAGCCGCACCAGCCCTGGCAACGAGATGGAGGAGATGAGCTGCGAGTAGCCGAGCGTGCGCCCGTCCGACAACGTGACGCGCCGGGCCTTCCAGTCGATGGCGGTGGGCTCCGTGTTGACACTCAGCTCCCCGCCCCGCAGACCGGCGAGCATGGCCCGGGCGAGGCTCTCGATGCCGCCCTCGCGCGGATAGAGGAAGGAGGCGTTGTAGCCCAGCGCATCACTCCCCACGCCCAGCGCCCC
This is a stretch of genomic DNA from Archangium violaceum. It encodes these proteins:
- a CDS encoding polysaccharide deacetylase family protein produces the protein MARRLASISVDLDSLPHYCRIHGLPESLLDARARGLVYTKAVPRLRELLESVGVPGTFFAIGEDVEADTGAAAALRSAHEAGVEVASHSFSHDYALTRRAPESIREDLRRADEVLEAATGARPVGFRAPGYTLNAALYAATVERGYRYGSSAFPAAPYYTAKAAVMGALALLGRPSRAVLDSPRVLLAPRTPYRPDPTQPYSRGSGAVLELPMAVTPGVRFPFIGTFAITLPLPAIRAAYRALGGDTFFNFELHAVDVLDAEDGIPPELVRQQRDLRVPARHKLKRLKTLFDWLKSDYDVVTLRDAAAHLSTTV
- a CDS encoding glycosyltransferase family 2 protein; translation: MAASPYLSIVIPVYNEASIIASAAAELTQGLDARGWDYEVIFAENGSRDATPRILEEMCAKSPRLRWFHSERPNYGTALKAGIEKARGAFVFCDEIDLCDLSFYDSALPLLEKGGVDMVVGSKAAKGASDQRPLVRRVATRVHNGLLRVALGFQGTDTHGLKAFRREALLPVVAKCLVDMDVFASEFVIRAWREGLRVVEIPIQLHEKRQPSIHLFKRVPNVLKNVGKLFYVIRIRGT
- a CDS encoding protoporphyrinogen/coproporphyrinogen oxidase; translation: MEPIVILGAGLAGLSAAHFLQRPWRLIEKSERVGGLIKTEVLDGCYFDPTGHWLHLRDPEIKELVNTRWLPGQLVTIQRKAAIFSRGVFTRFPYQVNTHGLPAEVVAENLIGYVEAIYGEKGRELREREPRNFTEFILRYMGEGFAKNFMIPYNKKLWTVDPSELSAAWVGRFVPRPTLKEVVDGALGVGSDALGYNASFLYPREGGIESLARAMLAGLRGGELSVNTEPTAIDWKARRVTLSDGRTLGYSQLISSISLPGLVRLVAKGGSGVPDEVLAAAGRLRATTVTYVCVAARGKNRQPWHWIYLPEPEFKSYRIGAPSAVYAPLAPPDTATFSVEYSHHGELSMAQAERYAVEDLVGSQMVHSAEDILFTRAREIPHAYVLYDDAYGPAKTRILEFLEHAGILPAGRYGQWEYSSMEDAILAGRACARRLNG